CGATGTTTCTGGTGTCTTTGTTGTAGATTCTTTGGGTTGTGGTGGTTAAGAGTTCTAGGAATGAGGGCATGTTTACGTTTATGCCGTTGATGGTGATGTAGTTGGGTAGTTTTTGGTTGGTTTCTATGTATTGTTGTACTCGGTTGCTTGCTTCGATTATTTGTTCTTGGGTGAATGTTGTGCTTCCAGCTGCTGCATATTCTATTACAGTTTCTGTTGTGGTTTCTGTTTGTGTGGTGTTTTGGTTGTTTGTGAGTGTTTGGTTGTTTGTTGTGGTTTCTGCTAGGTTTTGGCTGGTGTTTGTGGTGTTTAGTGAGACATTTTCGTCAGTTGCACTTACTATTCCTGAACTTAAAATAATTGTTAAGCTAAATATTAACAATATAAATATTCCTTTCCGTTTAATAATAACACGCCCATCTCCGATAGTAATAAATAAATTTTATTCAATTTAACTTAATTTATAATATCATTTTCCTAACTTATATAAATGTTTTGATTTATTTTCCAAAAAAAGACATGTATAGGTCTTTTGGCATGATTTAAGACTTTGTTTGAGCCTTTTAGATTTTCTTAATTTGAGTGGGGTAGTTTCTTTGGTATTTTTAGTAAATTAACTTATTTTAATGTTTATTTCCATAAAATAGTCATATCCGATTCTTTCTTATTTGTGAAATATTTTCTGTTATAAGAGCTTAAAAGGAATTAATCTGGCTTTATATGATTAAAAGTAGTCGAATCGAGAGTTTTTTTTAAAAACTCTTTATAAATAATTTTGCCATGTTTTATAAGATTTAATGTCTTTTTGGCTTTTGGGTTATATCTGATTCTTTTTAATAATTTCAACCTTAAAAAAACAATTTTTTTATATTAATATATTTATTTTTCTTTAAAAAAATATGGAAAAATTCGAACAAATAATTCTAATTAAAAATATTATAAAATGAAAATGTTGAAGTTGATAAAAATCCATAAATTCATATTAGTCTTGATTTAATGTGAAAGGATTTATTCAACTTCAATTAGATATTAACTTAGAGGATTAATTGTTCGTATATGGCTTTTGCCATTTCTTCGATGTTTTTACTGGTCACCAAAAAGTTATATCCATTTTCTTTCAAGTATTCATCGGGATTGCTTAATCCTTTGACAAGATCTCCTGTACTGTTGTATCCCCAGTCAGGTAAAAGATCACCACTGAAATCATCATCCCAAGATTTAGGCAGGAAATTATTACCATCTATGTCTTTAGTAGGGCAATTTGTTATGTTCCAGGCAGGTGGGGAGATCCATATACTAAATATTTCTGTAATTCCCTTTATTGTTTTATAACTGGAAGTTCCCATTTCATAAATAGTTGCGGCACATGCACCACCATATATATTAACAATCAATGCATTTTCAGGCACACTGGAATCTGTAAGGATTGAATAGTGTGCGTTAGGATCTCTCTTCCATGCAGTTGCATCTACTCCCCTACTTTCTAAATACGTTACAATCTCGTTCATCATCGCCCAATCTGTGCTGTTACTGTATATATAATCGGTGGTGATAAACACG
This portion of the Methanobacterium petrolearium genome encodes:
- a CDS encoding pseudomurein-binding repeat-containing protein: MLIFSLTIILSSGIVSATDENVSLNTTNTSQNLAETTTNNQTLTNNQNTTQTETTTETVIEYAAAGSTTFTQEQIIEASNRVQQYIETNQKLPNYITINGINVNMPSFLELLTTTTQRIYNKDTRNIEYIKCNNPTSPKDNQKTGTITLANYIYIAGKVQRYMDRYQIAPNYSSHSTLGTQFGYQNLIYTYSKILTTY